Genomic segment of Deltaproteobacteria bacterium:
ATTCCAAGATCATCGGTCTTTTACAGAAGAACGGGAGACTTCCGAATACACAGATCGCCAAGGAACTCGGCATATCCGAGACTACGGTCAGGAAGCGCCTGGACCGCCTGATCGAAGAGGAGTTCATACAGGTTGTCGCCGTAGGTAACCCTTTCAAACTGGGATTCGGAATCGTAGGAACGATCAAGATCAGCATAGACATCAAGGAAGTCGAGAACGTCATAAGAGAGTTACAAAAGCTGCACGAAGTGTGGTACATAGCTGTAACAACAGGGGCCACCGATATCGATATCGAATTCAACACCCGTTCTCTCGAGGATCTCCATGACCTGGTCTACGAAAAAATCAACAAGATTGACGGTATCATTCGGACAGAAACAATGTTGATCATAAGGTACGCCAAGAGGCGCTACGACTGGGGTACCGCCTTGGACTACCCGAGGTCTTCGCTATCGAACATGGAGGAAAAGCAAGGAGAGATCCAGATTCCTTGACCCGTCGAACCGCTCACCCGGGCTGGCCAACGGCTTCCATGACGTAGTACCCCTCTTCCTGGAGGGAAATCTCGAAGCGACCAGGAACGAGGATGGTCGTATCCGGCAGGACCAGTATCGCCGGTCCTGCAACCTTCATACCTGCCATAAGCTTA
This window contains:
- a CDS encoding Lrp/AsnC family transcriptional regulator, translating into MRKKTGKRLDKIDSKIIGLLQKNGRLPNTQIAKELGISETTVRKRLDRLIEEEFIQVVAVGNPFKLGFGIVGTIKISIDIKEVENVIRELQKLHEVWYIAVTTGATDIDIEFNTRSLEDLHDLVYEKINKIDGIIRTETMLIIRYAKRRYDWGTALDYPRSSLSNMEEKQGEIQIP